Proteins encoded together in one Prunus dulcis unplaced genomic scaffold, ALMONDv2, whole genome shotgun sequence window:
- the LOC117613419 gene encoding putative disease resistance RPP13-like protein 1, producing the protein MAGALIGEAFISASIHVICHRIASPKFVDLFWHKKLDQPLLMKLKRTLLTLNPVLDDAEEKQIEKPAVREWLDDLKHAVFDAEDLLDEINYEALQCKLEGEAQTADKLTNKVRRFLPTSRNKFYQSMNVKIQELLRKLEDFVQLKGALGLTEVVGRKVSQRTPTTSVVHEPYVYGREEVKENLSKVLFSDDASKEDVSFITIVGMGGVGKTTLARMLYNDDKVKEHFTLKAWACVSEDYDAIRVTKTLLESVTSKTCNTTDLNLLQIELREQLRGKKFLFVLDDLWNEKYTDWNCLQTPFTSGARGSKVIVTTRNKNVASFMQNVPTQPLEPLSHEDCWSLLAKHAFGNVNCSAYPSLEEIGKKIARKCNGLPLAAQTLGGLLRSRLDSEVWNRVLNNSIWELPTEKSDILPALGLSYHYLPAKLKQCFIYCSIFPKDYEFKVEDIVFLWMAEGLIPQAENGDNMEEVAKEYFDELLSRSLFQTSGKSSFVMHDLINDLALFMSKGFCSRWEGRESHEVERVRHLSYAREEYDVSLKFEQLKEAKCLRTFLPTSLNPYNSYKNYYLSKKVVQDLLSSHRCLRALSLSSYRNVTQLPDSIKNLIHLRYLDLSGTAIERLPSVLCSLYYLQTLLLSNCSSLVELPADLRKLINLQKLMLGGCASLAKLPVDLWELISLHHLDVSGTKIAEMPLQMSRLKSLRTLTAFVVGKSTGSTIGELGELPHLGGKLKLQNVVDAKDAVQANLKNKKDMKELEFEWGNEDSDDSTKVREVLDKLQPCMNLEKLTVKRYGGTSFPNWLGDSAFNKIKVMRLEGCHYCFELPPLGQLPALKELFICKMKFLRTLGPELYGQPFQPFQSLERLEFKGMAEWEEWVPSGSGGPDFPRLLELILEKCPKLRGSLPCDLPCLKKLSVEGCGVLHDQRATATSSTSTSLNYNSLQELEIKDGCQTGLLSLLETKLLSRLKIRNLNNIQCFPNINRLQHLILWNCPTLSSFPKDGLPTTLTSLYIINCRRLDFLPHEMLAKLTSLDYLTIHMSCNSMRSFRIFPKLRTLNIGYCENLESLCLIEEGGAVENLSHLDNLNILGCPNLVCFPQGGLPTPNLTQLEFSRCKKLKSLPERIHTFTALERLWIRNLQNLESIAEDGGLPPNLQHFRIENCERLRASSSSVGDYCNWGLQALVSLTEFTIHGRGSDEILETLLKQQLLPTTLRSLLIEELSTLKSLDGKGLAHLTSLQELFISRCDSLEFLPGEALQHLTSLQRLEIRCCDNLQFLPEEGLPPSLSYLKIFRCSGLEKRYQNKTGQDHWDSISHIPCIWINDEVII; encoded by the coding sequence GAGGACGCTGTTGACCTTGAACCCAGTGCTCGATGATGCAGAGGAGAAGCAAATTGAGAAACCAGCTGTGAGAGAGTGGCTTGACGACCTCAAACATGCAGTCTTTGATGCTGAGGACTTGCTGGATGAGATCAACTATGAAGCCTTGCAATGCAAGCTGGAAGGTGAAGCTCAAACAGCCGACAAATTAACCAATAAGGTGCGGAGATTCCTCCCTACTTCTCGTAATAAGTTTTATCAAAGCATGAATGTTAAGATACAAGAGTTATTACGAAAATTAGAAGACTTTGTACAATTGAAAGGTGCTCTTGGTTTGACAGAAGTTGTTGGGAGGAAGGTTTCACAAAGAACTCCAACAACTTCCGTGGTTCATGAACCTTATGTATATGGTAGAGAAGAAGtcaaagaaaatttatcaaaaGTTTTGTTCTCTGATGATGCTAGCAAAGAGGATGTGTCCTTCATCACCATTGTTGGAATGGGCGGGGTTGGCAAGACAACCCTTGCCCGCATGCTTTACAATGATGATAAGGTGAAAGAGCATTTTACACTTAAAGCTTGGGCTTGTGTTTCAGAAGACTATGATGCTATCAGGGTAACTAAAACTCTTCTTGAGTCAGTCACTTCAAAAACTTGCAATACAACAGATCTGAATTTGCTTCAAATTGAACTAAGAGAACAACTTAGGGggaagaaatttttatttgtgttgGATGACCTTTGGAATGAGAAATATACTGATTGGAACTGCCTCCAAACTCCCTTTACTTCAGGGGCAAGGGGAAGTAAAGTCATCGTAACAACACGGAACAAAAATGTAGCATCTTTCATGCAAAATGTTCCCACTCAACCCTTGGAACCATTGTCGCATGAAGATTGTTGGTCATTACTTGCAAAACATGCGTTTGGAAATGTAAACTGTAGTGCATATCCAAGCTTGGAAGAAATCGGCAAGAAAATTGCACGAAAGTGTAATGGGTTGCCTTTAGCTGCACAAACACTTGGCGGTTTGTTACGTTCCAGGCTAGACTCTGAGGTATGGAACAGAGTACTAAACAACAGCATTTGGGAGTTACCTACAGAGAAAAGTGACATTCTTCCTGCTCTAGGGTTGAGTTATCATTATCTTCCAGCTAAGTTAAAGCAatgctttatttattgttcaatttttccaaAAGACTATGAATTCAAGGTAGAAgacattgtttttctttggatGGCGGAAGGTTTAATTCCCCAAGCGGAGAATGGGGACAACATGGAAGAAGTGGCTAAGGAATATTTTGATGAACTTTTATCCCGATCATTGTTTCAAACATCGGGGAAATCAAGTTTCGTTATGCATGATCTCATCAATGACTTGGCTTTGTTCATGTCTAAAGGATTTTGTTCTAGGTGGGAAGGGAGGGAATCACATGAAGTAGAAAGAGTTCGCCATTTGTCATATGCTAGGGAAGAATATGATGTTTCTCTTAAATTTGAGCAATTAAAGGAGGCTAAGTGTTTGCGGACCTTCCTACCTACCTCTTTAAATCCATATAActcttataaaaattattatctaAGTAAAAAGGTTGTACAAGATTTGTTGTCGTCACACAGATGTTTACGGGCGTTATCATTGTCAAGTTATAGGAATGTCACTCAGCTACCTGATTCTATTAAAAATCTTATTCACTTGCGCTATTTGGATCTCTCTGGTACTGCAATTGAAAGGTTACCTAGTGTACTTTGCAGTTTGTACTATTTGCAGACGTTACTATTGTCAAATTGTTCATCTCTTGTTGAATTACCTGCAGACTTGAGAAAATTGATAAATTTACAGAAATTAATGCTGGGAGGTTGTGCGTCTCTTGCTAAATTGCCTGTAGACCTGTGGGAATTAATTAGTTTGCATCATCTTGATGTGAGTGGAACTAAAATTGCAGAGATGCCATTGCAAATGAGTAGACTAAAAAGTTTGAGAACGTTGACTGCTTTTGTTGTGGGGAAATCTACTGGGTCAACCATTGGGGAATTGGGGGAGCTTCCACATCTTGGAGGAAAACTTAAACTACAAAATGTAGTTGATGCTAAGGATGCCGTGCAAGCCAATTTGAAGAATAAGAAGGATATGAAGGAGTTAGAGTTCGAATGGGGCAATGAAGACTCGGATGATTCTACAAAAGTGAGAGAAGTACTTGACAAGCTCCAACCTTGCATGAATTTGGAGAAATTGACCGTCAAACGTTATGGCGGGACCAGCTTCCCAAACTGGTTGGGAGACTCTGccttcaataaaataaaagttatgCGCCTCGAAGGCTGTCATTATTGTTTCGAGTTGCCACCTCTTGGACAGCTACCTGCTCTTAAGGAGCTCTTCATATGTAAGATGAAATTTCTTAGGACGTTAGGTCCTGAGTTGTATGGCCAGCCATTTCAACCATTTCAATCGCTGGAGAGGCTGGAGTTTAAGGGAATGGCAGAGTGGGAGGAATGGGTACCAAGTGGAAGTGGAGGTCCAGACTTTCCTCGCCTCCTAGAGCTAATTCTAGAAAAGTGTCCAAAACTGAGAGGAAGCTTGCCTTGTGATCTACCTTGCTTGAAGAAACTTAGCGTGGAAGGGTGTGGAGTTTTACATGATCAAAGGGCCACTGCTACTTCTAGTACTAGTACTAGTCTCAACTACAATTCTCTTCAAGAATTGGAAATAAAAGATGGATGCCAAACAGGTCTGTTATCATTACTAGAGACAAAACTCCTGTCCCGACTTAAGATTCGAAATTTAAATAACATACAATGCTTCCCCAACATCAATCGTCTTCAACATTTGATTCTTTGGAATTGTCCAACCCTGTCGTCGTTTCCTAAAGATGGCCTACCCACTACGTTGACATCACTTTATATAATCAATTGTAGGAGATTAGATTTCCTACCTCATGAGATGTTGGCCAAACTAACATCACTCGACTATTTGACTATACATATGAGCTGTAATTCAATGAGGTCCTTCAGGATTTTTCCCAAATTGAGGACACTTAATATTGGGTATTGTGAGAATCTGGAATCGCTTTGCTTGATTGAAGAAGGAGGAGCTGTTGAGAATCTCAGCCATCTGGATAACTTAAATATCTTAGGCTGTCCAAATCTGGTGTGTTTTCCCCAGGGAGGGTTGCCCACTCCCAACCTAACTCAATTGGAATTCAGCAGATGCAAGAAGTTGAAGTCATTACCTGAACGCATTCACACCTTCACAGCCCTTGAAAGATTGTGGATAAGGAATCTTCAAAATCTGGAGTCAATTGCAGAAGATGGGGGTTTGCCTCCCAACCTCCAACATTTTAGGATTGAGAATTGTGAGAGACTGAGGGCTTCATCTTCATCAGTGGGAGACTACTGCAACTGGGGTTTGCAAGCACTTGTCTCCCTTACAGAATTTACAATTCATGGCAGGGGAAGTGATGAAATCTTGGAGACGTTGCTCAAGCAACAGCTGCTCCCTACCACTCTTCGCAGTCTCCTCATCGAGGAACTTTCAACTCTGAAATCTTTGGATGGAAAGGGACTTGCACACCTTACTTCTCTTCAAGAACTATTTATTAGTAGGTGTGACAGTCTGGAATTCTTGCCAGGAGAGGCACTTCAACACCTCACTTCTCTTCAAAGGCTAGAAATTAGGTGTTGTGACAATCTCCAATTCCTGCCAGAAGAGGGTCTGCCGCCATCTCTTTCTTATCTGAAGATCTTCCGATGTTCTGGCCTGGAGAAAAGGTATCAGAATAAGACGGGACAAGATCATTGGGACAGCATATCTCACATTCCTTGCATCTGGATAAATGATGAAGTCATCATATGA